One window of the Trifolium pratense cultivar HEN17-A07 linkage group LG2, ARS_RC_1.1, whole genome shotgun sequence genome contains the following:
- the LOC123908919 gene encoding geranylgeranyl pyrophosphate synthase 7, chloroplastic-like isoform X2 encodes MSSMNVVTWVGPNSKWNQTITTKNQTLVPFLAIPISSLTNQQRRRKLVSSFSSFKLYAILTNVVKVKTKEETIPNINFNAYMLEKANIVNKALDEAIVLKEPVKIHEAMRYSLLAGGKRVRPILCIAACKLVGGKEETAIPSACAVEMIHTMSLIHDDLPCMDNDDLRRGKPTNHKVYGEDVAVLAGDALLSFAFEHVAVSTTGVPPEKVVKAIAELAKSVGKEGLVAGQIVDLESEGLSNVGLKTLEFIHLRKTAALLEASVVMGAIIGGGSEDEIGKLRKFARCIGLLFQVVDDILDVTKSSEELGKTAGKDLAADKATYPKLLGLEKSKEFAEKLIKDAHDCLIGFDYEKVAPLLALTNYIAYRQN; translated from the exons ATGAGTTCCATGAATGTTGTTACATGGGTTGGTCCGAATTCTAAGTGGAACCAAACAATCACAACTAAAAACCAAACTCTTGTTCCCTTTCTAGCTATTCCCATTTCATCACTTACCAATcaacaaagaagaagaaaattggtTTCTTCTTTTTCCTCTTTCAAACTCTATGCAATTCTCACTAATGTAGTCAAAGTAAAAACCAAAGAAGAAACCATACCCAATATCAATTTCAATGCATACATGCTTGAAAAAGCTAATATAGTGAACAAAGCATTGGATGAAGCAATTGTACTAAAAGAACCGGTGAAGATTCATGAAGCTATGCGATATTCCCTCCTGGCCGGAGGAAAAAGAGTTCGTCCGATACTATGTATTGCCGCCTGCAAACTCGTAGGCGGCAAAGAAGAAACAGCAATTCCATCGGCCTGTGCCGTGGAAATGATTCATACTATGTCGTTGATCCATGATGATTTACCGTGCATGGACAACGACGATCTCAGAAGAGGAAAGCCAACAAACCACAAAGTCTATGGTGAGGACGTAGCTGTCCTTGCTGGAGACGCGCTACTTTCATTCGCGTTTGAACACGTGGCGGTTTCAACTACAGGGGTCCCACCCGAAAAAGTTGTCAAAGCAATTGCTGAGCTGGCAAAATCAGTTGGAAAAGAAGGACTTGTTGCTGGACAAATTGTTGATTTGGAATCAGAAGGCCTATCAAATGTCGGATTGAAGACACTCGAGTTTATACATCTTCGAAAAACCGCGGCTTTGTTGGAAGCTTCGGTTGTTATGGGAGCAATAATTGGTGGTGGTAGTGAAGATGAAATTGGAAAATTAAGGAAATTTGCTAGGTGTATTGGATTATTGTTTCAAGTTGTTGATGATATTCTTGATGTTACTAAATCTTCTGAGGAATTAGGGAAAACAGCAGGGAAGGATTTGGCTGCTGATAAAGCTACTTATCCTAAGCTTTTGGGATTGGAAAAATCTAAGGAGTTTGCTGAAAAATTGATTAAGGATGCACATGATTGTCTTATTGGTTTTGATTATGAAAAG GTTGCTCCTTTACTTGCTTTAACCAATTACATTGCTTATAGGCAAAATTAg
- the LOC123908919 gene encoding geranylgeranyl pyrophosphate synthase 7, chloroplastic-like isoform X1: MSSMNVVTWVGPNSKWNQTITTKNQTLVPFLAIPISSLTNQQRRRKLVSSFSSFKLYAILTNVVKVKTKEETIPNINFNAYMLEKANIVNKALDEAIVLKEPVKIHEAMRYSLLAGGKRVRPILCIAACKLVGGKEETAIPSACAVEMIHTMSLIHDDLPCMDNDDLRRGKPTNHKVYGEDVAVLAGDALLSFAFEHVAVSTTGVPPEKVVKAIAELAKSVGKEGLVAGQIVDLESEGLSNVGLKTLEFIHLRKTAALLEASVVMGAIIGGGSEDEIGKLRKFARCIGLLFQVVDDILDVTKSSEELGKTAGKDLAADKATYPKLLGLEKSKEFAEKLIKDAHDCLIGFDYEKVAPLLALTNYIAYRQN; encoded by the coding sequence ATGAGTTCCATGAATGTTGTTACATGGGTTGGTCCGAATTCTAAGTGGAACCAAACAATCACAACTAAAAACCAAACTCTTGTTCCCTTTCTAGCTATTCCCATTTCATCACTTACCAATcaacaaagaagaagaaaattggtTTCTTCTTTTTCCTCTTTCAAACTCTATGCAATTCTCACTAATGTAGTCAAAGTAAAAACCAAAGAAGAAACCATACCCAATATCAATTTCAATGCATACATGCTTGAAAAAGCTAATATAGTGAACAAAGCATTGGATGAAGCAATTGTACTAAAAGAACCGGTGAAGATTCATGAAGCTATGCGATATTCCCTCCTGGCCGGAGGAAAAAGAGTTCGTCCGATACTATGTATTGCCGCCTGCAAACTCGTAGGCGGCAAAGAAGAAACAGCAATTCCATCGGCCTGTGCCGTGGAAATGATTCATACTATGTCGTTGATCCATGATGATTTACCGTGCATGGACAACGACGATCTCAGAAGAGGAAAGCCAACAAACCACAAAGTCTATGGTGAGGACGTAGCTGTCCTTGCTGGAGACGCGCTACTTTCATTCGCGTTTGAACACGTGGCGGTTTCAACTACAGGGGTCCCACCCGAAAAAGTTGTCAAAGCAATTGCTGAGCTGGCAAAATCAGTTGGAAAAGAAGGACTTGTTGCTGGACAAATTGTTGATTTGGAATCAGAAGGCCTATCAAATGTCGGATTGAAGACACTCGAGTTTATACATCTTCGAAAAACCGCGGCTTTGTTGGAAGCTTCGGTTGTTATGGGAGCAATAATTGGTGGTGGTAGTGAAGATGAAATTGGAAAATTAAGGAAATTTGCTAGGTGTATTGGATTATTGTTTCAAGTTGTTGATGATATTCTTGATGTTACTAAATCTTCTGAGGAATTAGGGAAAACAGCAGGGAAGGATTTGGCTGCTGATAAAGCTACTTATCCTAAGCTTTTGGGATTGGAAAAATCTAAGGAGTTTGCTGAAAAATTGATTAAGGATGCACATGATTGTCTTATTGGTTTTGATTATGAAAAGGTTGCTCCTTTACTTGCTTTAACCAATTACATTGCTTATAGGCAAAATTAg